In Saprospiraceae bacterium, the sequence CTGATTCATCCGCACTGGATAAATACGGTATAGATCAATCAAGACCTTATGTGCTTTTTTGTAGGGCGCATCACCAGACAAAAGGGAATTATTCATTTGGTAAATGCTATCAAATACATCAATGATGATACACAAGTAGTTTTATGTGCCGGTGCCCCTGACACAGAAGATATCGGCCGCGAAATGAAACTGAGCGTTGAGGAGGTTCAGAAAAGCAGAAGTAATGTCATTTGGATAGCCGAAATGGTGAGTAAGAAAGAAGTGATTCAATTGTATTCCCATGCAGCTGTATTTTGCTGTCCTTCCATCTACGAACCATTTGGTATTATTAACATTGAAGCGATGGCTTGCCAAACAGCAGTAGTGGCTAGTAGTGTGGGTGGTATCAAGGAGGTAGTGACTAGTGAAACGGGTATATTAGTACCTTTAGAACAAGATCAGACAGCTCCGTTTGAGGCTTCTCAGCCCGATACCTTCTCCAGGGATCTGGCTGATGCAATTAATAAATTGATGTCTAATAAAGAATTAAGAGAAACCATGGGCGCCAATGGCAGAAAAAGAGTTGAAAAATATTTTGACTGGAAAGCCATCGCCAAACAAACGGAAGACTTATATAAAACAATTTTGAATTATGATAAAAGATGATGTTTTAGCAATAATTTTAGGAGGGGGACAGGGATCCCGGCTGTATCCATTGACTGCAAAACGCTCAAAACCAGCAGTACCTATTGCCGGAAAATACAGATTAGTAGATATACCCTTGTCTAATTGTATTAATTCAAACATTACCAGGATGTTTGTTCTCACTCAATTTAATTCGGCATCGCTTAATCGTCATATCAAGAATACCTATAATTTTAGTTTATTCAGTAATGCTTTTGTTGATCTGCTGGCTGCAGAACAGACCATGTCTAATAAGAATTGGTTCCAGGGTACAGCAGATGCTGTGCGTCAAAGTATGCATCATTTTCTAAGTCATGACTTTAAATATGCTTTGATTCTTTCAGGTGATCAGCTGTATCAAATGGATTTTAATGTGTTGATCCAGCGCCATGTGGACAGCGGTGCGAGGATAACTATAGCCACTCTGCCGGTGAAAGCAGAAGAAGGTACCGAATTCGGTATCATGAAAACTGACCATGAAAGCATGATCACCAGCTTTGTTGAGAAACCTAACGCACATGAAATCCTAAAATGGAATTCTGATGTCAGTGATTATATGATATCTGAAGGGCGTTTATACCTGGCTTCAATGGGTATATATGTGTTTGACAGAGATTTATTGATCGAACTCATGAACGATACCAGTACCATTGATTTTGGCAAAGAAATTATACCACAATCCATTGGAAAACATAAAATACTCAGTTATCAGTTTGAGGGGTATTGGACCGACATCGGAAACATACGTTCCTATTTTGAAGCTAATCTTGGGCTCACCGATCCTATACCAAGTTTTAATATGTTTGACAATGTAAGCCGGGTATATACGAGGGCAAGAATTCTTCCTCCCTCTAAAATATCAGGTACTTCATTAAAGGACTCCATCATAGCTGACGGCTGTATCATCCATGGCACTAGAATCGAAAGATCTGTGATTGGGATTAGATCCAGAATCGGCAAAGGCAGCACGGTAATCAGTACCTACATGATGGGTAATGACTCCTATCAAACCCTGCAAGAAATAGCAAAGAATTCTAACGACATGTTGATGGGTATAGGTGAAGGCTGCCATATTGAAAATGTCATTCTTGACAAAAACTGCAAAATTGGAAATAATGTGACCATCATTGGTGGCCCTCACCTCGAAAATAAAGAAACAGATTTGTATGTCATTGCAGGAGGTATCGTGGTGGTGAAAAAGGAAGTTACGATCCCCCCCGGTTATGTTATCAAATAGACCAACAATTAACCTGGCAAGGGTTGGTTAACCTACGGGGTAGCTTTTTTTATTTTTTAAAGATTCCCGACACCGGCTGTGTCCATGCTGTTTCGTACAGCAAATTTTCAATTGGGTTACCGTGCAATTTTGATGAAGTAATTTTGCACCTTACAAAAAGATGGTCATCAGTCAATTCAAAACTGGCTTTGTCTCCTTTGACCGACATCAATTCTTCCGGCTCTGACTTCCCATTTTTACATCCGACGAAGGATATGTTGTAGGTTACTCCTGTCTCGGCTTTTACCTCTACGGAGAGATTGTTATGCTTAAATGTCATTGTTTTGAGTTCGACTCCAGTGCTTGCATAAAATTCACCGGCTTCCAGCGCTTGTATAAGTGATTTTGGATTGAGTGAATCTGCTCTCACCACCACCCATCCTCGACCTGCATTACTCCACTTGTTACCTTTGACATGATAATGATGAGCGTCATCTGTAGCCAGGCCATATATCAGAGGTTTATTGTCATTGATATAAGCTTGGTTGATAACATCCCACATGATTTCGGTAGACATATGCATAGAGTCCCCTGAGTTGTGAACGAAATGATGACCGTTGTATACTTCAAAAAACCTTTCATTTTTTAGGGCAATCATATCTTCAAGGCCAATGGCATATCCGAAGTTTGGGTGGTTTATATGCACTATCATCGGGATATTTAATGCATCTCTTTGACTGATTACTGCATCTATATTATTTTGCAGGACCTCGGTTATACTATTGCCTCCCTTCGGTTCTATTATCTTTTGAATATTGGTCGCATTGAGGTGCAACGGTTTGTTCTCAAATTGGTCAGTAATCTCCTCGGATTGAATGATGAGGAATTTTTCTTTTCTTCAAATTGACTTTTATATTCTTCATAAGTTTTAAGTTTCACCAGTATTTGATCTGATGAATCTGATTTATAATTCACCCAGCCCGGACCATATTTGTTTAGATAGTTTTGGAAAGCGTTTTGATAGATTGAATCGTTTGAAATCTTTTTCCATTTATCACCTTCTGCTAAAGTATTGTGATCGGACAAAGCGACAAACTGATAGTCTCTTGATTTGTAATATTCCATAATCACCTCAGGAAATTCGTCTCCGTCGCTCCAATAGGAATGGGTATGAAGATTCCCTTTATACCAACGTTTTGTGGAAGTAGCGCTTTGATCTCTACAACCTAGGATGATGCAAAGGCATACTCCAATACATAATTTTAAATAATTCATTTCGAACCTGTTTAGCTTTTGAAATAGGAGCTATCCCTTCAATTTTCCCCTCTTCACTCCAACTTCTTTCTCCAACCCTTTTTTATACCCAATCACTTTCTCCAATATCCTGACATTTCCTATGCCTATAATTTGTGCTGCCAGTATCCCGGCATTCTTAGCTCCATTAAGTGCTACAGTAGCCACAGGCACACCACCCGGCATCTGAAGAATAGACAGAATAGAATCCCAGCCATCGATAGAGTTACTTGATTTGATAGGAACCCCAATGACAGGAAGCGGACTGATGGAAGCTACCATACCTGGCAAATGAGCAGCGCCGCCTGCTCCGGCTATAATCACTTTAATGCCCCTGGTATGTGCCTTGCCGGCAAAATCTACCATATAATACGGTGTGCGATGGGCTGATACGATGTCTACTTCGTAGGCAATGCCGAAGTATTGAAGTATGTCGCAGGCTGCCTGCATTACTGGGAGATCTGAGTCGGAGCCCATGATCACACTGACCAGCGTTTTTTTGGCGGGTTTTGGTTTGGTCATAATGAAGACTTATTGGGTTTGAGTGATGACTTTAAGATGCTGGCTTAGGTATAGTTCAGACTCAGAGACAGTGATTTTGTCGCGGCCTATTATGGTGACATGTCCCATCTTTCGAAAGGGTTTGGTCTCCTTTTTTCCATAGAGGTGTATATATACTCCGGGCAATGCCAGCGCTGCAGCCATTCCTGTATAATGTGCAGGCCCAGTATGGCCTGGTTCACCAAGGAGATTGATCAGGCTTGAGTAACCTGTAGAGTCTGTCGCCCCCAGTGGCAGCCCAAGGATGCACCGGAGGTGCTGATGATACTGAGAGGTGATAGAAGCCTCGATGGTGTGGTGGCCACTGTTATGCGGCCTGGGAGCCACCTCATTGATCAGGATTTGGTCAGCTTCGTCGACAAACATCTCGACAGCAAGCAGCCCTACGATGTCCATCTGCTTGATCAGCCTCGTGGCAAGGTCCATAGCTTTAGATAAAAGGGTCTGGTCCAGGTTCGCAGGGGAGTCCTGACGCAATAATAGATTGGCTGTAGGGTGAAAGATCATGTCGACTGGATCATAGACCTTGATCTCACCGAGGGTGTTGCGCGAAGTCAGGACTGCGATCTCATGCCTGATAGCCACTTTTTGCTCGATGACACTGTGGGCCTGGAACAACTGATTTAACTGCGAGGGATCGTTGATGACTTGTACGCCTCGTCCGTCATAACCGGCTTTTCGCAGTTTTTGCACAAAAGGAAATTGAATGGCCCCACCAGCGATTAGACCGGTGACTTCAGAGGGATTGTCAATGATTTTAAATGGAGCCGTAGGCAATTGGTGATCTGCATAAAATTGTTTTTGCGATCCCTTATCCTGTATGAGGGCCAGGGATGCTGGACTAGGGTAGACTGCTTTACCCATCTGCTCCAGCCTGGTTAATGCCTCCAGCGAGACATCTTCGATTTCTATGGTGAGTACATCTTTGTCGGCACCAAATGCCATGACATCATCATAATTTCTAAAATCACCTAACACTTGCTTCGCACAGCAACTGGCTGGGGCATTGCGGACAGGATCCAGGACCGTGATATCCAGGTTCCAATCGGCGGCAGCCTGCGCCAGCATTTTGCCCAGTTGACCACCCCCTAAAATGCCGATACGCGAATAAATACCTTTTGAATGCATTTGAATGTGGTCAAAAGTAGATAATTTTCCAGTTTTAAAGATTTATCATGACCACAAATACCCTAATACTTGGAGCGAAAATCATCAACGAAGGCAACATCATCGAATCTGATGTATATCTCAAAAATGGCAGGATCGCTTCTATCGGTAGTCATAGGCCGGAAGAAAAACACAACGAAGTAAGAGCGGAGGGACTCTATCTAATGCCGGGGATTATCGATGATCAGGTGCATTTTAGAGAACCCGGGTATACCCAAAAAGCTGATATTCACACTGAATCCAGGGCTGCTGCCGCTGGAGGGGTCACCAGTTTTATGGAGATGCCCAATACCAAACCCGTAGCTACTGACCTCCTCCGATTGGAAGAAAAATATGATATTGCGAGGCAAAGTTCCTATACCAATTATTCCTTTTTTTTAGGAGCTTCTACGGATAATTTGGACCAGATTCAACAAATGGACCCGGAGCGAATATGTGGTATCAAAATATTTATGGGCTCCAGTACAGGTGATTTGTTGGTAGATGACGATCGGGCATTGGAAAATATTTTTCGCGAATCGCCTACACTGATAGCGACTCATTGTGAAGATGAAGCGATGTTTAGAGCCAGGCTGCAAGAATACAAGGTTAAGTTTTGCGACCATATCCCTGCATCCAGCCATGAATTTATCAGGAGCAAAGAAGGTTGTCTCCTGTCCTCTTCTAAGGCAGTGCATTTAGCCAGGAAGTTTGGGAGCAGGCTACACATATTGCATATCAGCACTGCCGAAGAATTGGCCCTTTTTCCAAATGATCTCCCACTGCTCCAGAAAAAAATCACTTCAGAAGTATGCGTTCATCATTTGTATTTTGATGCTTCGGACTATGCGACACTTGAAAATAAAATCAAATGCAATCCGTCTATCAAATCAGCTTATCACCGAAAAGCGCTTTTTGAGGGTTTACTGGAGGACAGGTTGGATATCATCGCTACGGATCATGCACCCCATCTGTTGTCAGAAAAGATTGGGGGGTATCTGCAAAGTGCGAGTGGACTACCTTTGGTGCAGCATGCCCTGGTGATCATGTTGGATTTCTATCACCAGGGAAAAATAAGTTTAGAAAAACTAGTTACTAAAATGTGCCATGCTCCGGCAGATTGTTTTAAAATCCGGGAGCGGGGATATATTCGTGAAGGATATCATGCAGACCTGGTTTTGTTGGATCCCAATGAGCCAGGCCTTATAACCAAAGAAAATATTTTTTATAAATGTGGCTGGAGTCCCTTGGAGGGCAAGCAGTTTAGGGGTAGGGTAGTAAGCACCTGGGTCAATGGGTATCCGGTGTATGACCAGTCGGGATTTGGCTTGACGGGTCGGGGACAAAGACTTTTATTTGACAGGTAGAGAGTCTCAGACTTCAAGTACTTCTATTCGTAGAAAATCTTTGGTAGTCGCATCAGCCTTCATCATCTCAGCAGTATGCAGCCCATTCAACAGGCATATGATCTGACCAGAGGACTCCAGGACTAAAGCCAGTTTTTTTTCAAAGCCACTGATTTTTTTATCTGTGAGCATGTCTTTTATCTTTTTGGATTTGCCCTGCATGCCCAATGGAAGCATTCTATCGCCTGCTCGCCAGGTGCGAATAGTTAGTGGCCATTTGATTTTTTGATGATCCAGGGCCACACAAGAGTCGGACGGAAGGCTTGGGTATCCTACCCGAGTTATTGTGAATGATTTATTTGCATAATTAAATTCAAAGGGTAATTGTGGTATGACCTCTTCGAAAGGCTTCAACTTATCACGCGTCGTGATCTGAATCGAATTTTCAGCAGTGGCCAGTACATATCTTGGTGCATAAAATATTTTCCCTTTATGATGTACTCTGAGGTGATCAGTGATCAATAGTGCCTGGTCAGGATTAAAGCCATAATC encodes:
- a CDS encoding glucose-1-phosphate adenylyltransferase; the protein is MIKDDVLAIILGGGQGSRLYPLTAKRSKPAVPIAGKYRLVDIPLSNCINSNITRMFVLTQFNSASLNRHIKNTYNFSLFSNAFVDLLAAEQTMSNKNWFQGTADAVRQSMHHFLSHDFKYALILSGDQLYQMDFNVLIQRHVDSGARITIATLPVKAEEGTEFGIMKTDHESMITSFVEKPNAHEILKWNSDVSDYMISEGRLYLASMGIYVFDRDLLIELMNDTSTIDFGKEIIPQSIGKHKILSYQFEGYWTDIGNIRSYFEANLGLTDPIPSFNMFDNVSRVYTRARILPPSKISGTSLKDSIIADGCIIHGTRIERSVIGIRSRIGKGSTVISTYMMGNDSYQTLQEIAKNSNDMLMGIGEGCHIENVILDKNCKIGNNVTIIGGPHLENKETDLYVIAGGIVVVKKEVTIPPGYVIK
- a CDS encoding dihydroorotase, giving the protein MTTNTLILGAKIINEGNIIESDVYLKNGRIASIGSHRPEEKHNEVRAEGLYLMPGIIDDQVHFREPGYTQKADIHTESRAAAAGGVTSFMEMPNTKPVATDLLRLEEKYDIARQSSYTNYSFFLGASTDNLDQIQQMDPERICGIKIFMGSSTGDLLVDDDRALENIFRESPTLIATHCEDEAMFRARLQEYKVKFCDHIPASSHEFIRSKEGCLLSSSKAVHLARKFGSRLHILHISTAEELALFPNDLPLLQKKITSEVCVHHLYFDASDYATLENKIKCNPSIKSAYHRKALFEGLLEDRLDIIATDHAPHLLSEKIGGYLQSASGLPLVQHALVIMLDFYHQGKISLEKLVTKMCHAPADCFKIRERGYIREGYHADLVLLDPNEPGLITKENIFYKCGWSPLEGKQFRGRVVSTWVNGYPVYDQSGFGLTGRGQRLLFDR
- the purE gene encoding 5-(carboxyamino)imidazole ribonucleotide mutase — protein: MTKPKPAKKTLVSVIMGSDSDLPVMQAACDILQYFGIAYEVDIVSAHRTPYYMVDFAGKAHTRGIKVIIAGAGGAAHLPGMVASISPLPVIGVPIKSSNSIDGWDSILSILQMPGGVPVATVALNGAKNAGILAAQIIGIGNVRILEKVIGYKKGLEKEVGVKRGKLKG
- the tilS gene encoding tRNA lysidine(34) synthetase TilS; its protein translation is MFNLIRGAGLTGAQGIQVDSERINLHRRLIRPLLGTSREEILDYLSLLSISFRTDRTNLNTDYTRNKIRHDILPSLEKIKSGATLHISEFAQRMQDIQPVFKLWIDELKKKSTTIHDHWIEIIYQPDWNSGLMYLLVSDYGFNPDQALLITDHLRVHHKGKIFYAPRYVLATAENSIQITTRDKLKPFEEVIPQLPFEFNYANKSFTITRVGYPSLPSDSCVALDHQKIKWPLTIRTWRAGDRMLPLGMQGKSKKIKDMLTDKKISGFEKKLALVLESSGQIICLLNGLHTAEMMKADATTKDFLRIEVLEV
- a CDS encoding 5-(carboxyamino)imidazole ribonucleotide synthase; translated protein: MHSKGIYSRIGILGGGQLGKMLAQAAADWNLDITVLDPVRNAPASCCAKQVLGDFRNYDDVMAFGADKDVLTIEIEDVSLEALTRLEQMGKAVYPSPASLALIQDKGSQKQFYADHQLPTAPFKIIDNPSEVTGLIAGGAIQFPFVQKLRKAGYDGRGVQVINDPSQLNQLFQAHSVIEQKVAIRHEIAVLTSRNTLGEIKVYDPVDMIFHPTANLLLRQDSPANLDQTLLSKAMDLATRLIKQMDIVGLLAVEMFVDEADQILINEVAPRPHNSGHHTIEASITSQYHQHLRCILGLPLGATDSTGYSSLINLLGEPGHTGPAHYTGMAAALALPGVYIHLYGKKETKPFRKMGHVTIIGRDKITVSESELYLSQHLKVITQTQ